Proteins encoded by one window of Nicotiana tabacum cultivar K326 chromosome 10, ASM71507v2, whole genome shotgun sequence:
- the LOC107762228 gene encoding uncharacterized protein LOC107762228: MKKSNFLRSSKEMLTKSFNSAKCKTSLKLASSRLKLLKNKKEVAVKQMKREVAQLLDSGQDRTARIRVEHVVREEKMIAAYDLIEIYCELIVARLPIIESQKNCPIDLKEAITSVVFASPRCGDIPELLDVRKHFTAKYGKEFISAAVELRPDCGVSRMLVEKLSAKAPDGQTKIRILGAIAVEHGVQWDPKSAEEAESVPPNDLLNGSGSLQKAGNIHEDPPHSEAADVRTPLDHGNRPNASPNIPEQNASSSPRTQNFVSAHGGGRGIAPSSNYHHGVGPSGFRDEGLEAEQSFPADGNFSVGRQNWNMEFKDATSAAQAAAVSAERASLAARAAAELSRFTRQYSSESQRSEVQSSGGRGPGRYDTSSREQFHKDSSTSSLPDRNPRFQNERIGSLQHEDLARARRQFHDDNYGTSVVGEPGKYDTSSIHEHFPKDPVISSSPDRNSRFQHERTDGLQRDNLSRVTRHHNESHGTSDRPGSQVPSGSTGSINNDNSFSSLEEGDRYMQKSLSKEDSRDKMIMKNDSTGRTESQSMSGFENDSTENFNYFGEKTTTKDPKINSSDSYLSTSDFGENIPHSSHRSFGYDATNDPYTGVYQGHVPSETVNKNSHDSASVAFDDSGSEDEDHIKFDSDPVYDDQQAKLYFPSPERKSPTYDSANKNSWSFHYDKSPEKSPLSSEIFVERHSPQLSENLVASGNDSRPENVVPTFDDSDCMNSESDSEMVRSPIGRSKDIQNVPYEHAWNHDSPRSSSLSDKMVSGGVQRQVKGDKSDSLSFSSEDEHKHKKSQDRKDDGSAPALPRTQTDDGSLASSVSGFEKELTFGKLTGGLKHKGHIPPPYIRSQLNNVSSSVEKPQESPELRSQAVAPPKSSVGLGVRMKRDEKSSSRLEGTRSDSDTDSSDDDFSQETSSYRQKTGRKVNTKHAVLRGSTTYFDSDSSDSEVGPKEQSLAGRSQLGSGFSRRTKASSSSLDTNFSSKFKMSYEAAVNSDSGSDRKSSRNSFSAKVQEHQKPVMNSYVADTQVPQRLTRNFDSGEIHEAPSDKRKSSEQPSVRPTVSRPNSQPKITSQEGSRKSRVEQPSSSAQMAATSGSNDALKAPASSGNKFSREDSMNKASHVHPKLPDYDDIAAKLQALRMNPK, from the exons ATGAAGAAGTCGAATTTTTTAAGAAGTTCAAAAGAAATGCTCACCAAGAGCTTCAATTCCGCCAAATG TAAGACGTCGTTAAAGCTGGCGTCATCAAGGTTGAAATTGTTGAAGAACAAGAAGGAAGTGGCAGTGAAGCAGATGAAAAGAGAAGTGGCGCAGTTGCTCGATTCTGGCCAGGACCGGACTGCCCGAATTCGC GTGGAACATGTAGTTAGGGAGGAGAAGATGATAGCAGCATATGATCTTATTGAGATTTACTGCGAACTGATCGTGGCACGCTTGCCTATTATTGAGTCACAAAA AAATTGCCCCATTGACTTGAAGGAAGCAATTACCAGTGTAGTGTTTGCTTCACCAAGGTGTGGAGACATACCAGAACTTCTAGATGTGCGGAAGCATTTTACTGCAAAGTACGGAAAAGAATTTATCAGTGCAGCAGTTGAGCTCCGTCCTGATTGTGGAGTTAGCCGCATG TTGGTTGAGAAGTTATCTGCCAAGGCACCTGATGGGCAGACCAAAATCAGAATCTTGGGAGCAATTGCTGTGGAACATGGTGTTCAATGGGATCCTAAATCAGCAGAGGAGGCGGAGTCAGTGCCTCCAAATGACTTGCTG AATGGATCTGGTAGTTTACAGAAAGCCGGTAACATCCATGAAGACCCTCCTCATTCTGAAGCTGCGGATGTGAGAACTCCACTTGATCACGGTAATAGGCCTAATGCATCTCCAAATATCCCAGAGCAGAATGCGAGTTCCTCACCGAGGACCCAAAACTTTGTCTCTGCACATGGTGGTGGCAGAGGCATAGCACCATCTTCTAATTATCATCATGGAGTTGGTCCTTCAG GGTTTAGAGATGAAGGGTTGGAAGCAGAGCAATCATTTCCTgcagatggtaatttttctgttggcaggcagaattggaacatggaatttaaggatgctacctctgctgctcaagcagcggctgtgtCTGCAGAACGTGCAAGCCTAGCCGCCAGAGCTGCTGCAGAACTTTCAAGGTTTACAAGGCAATATTCCTCAGAATCTCAGAGGTCTGAAGTACAGTCATCAGGAGGCAGAGGACCAGGAAGGTACGATACAAGTTCCCGTGAACAGTTTCACAAAGATTCATCAACCAGCTCTTTACCTGATAGAAATCCTAGGTTTCAAAATGAAAGGATCGGTAGTTTGCAACACGAAGATCTGGCCAGAGCGAGAAGACAATTTCATGATGATAATTATGGTACTTCAGTAGTTGGAGAACCAGGAAAGTATGATACTTCCAGCATCCATGAACATTTTCCTAAAGATCCAGTGATCAGCTCTTCACCCGATAGAAACTCAAGGTTTCAACATGAAAGGACGGATGGTTTGCAACGCGATAATCTATCTAGAGTAACAAGACATCACAATGAAAGTCATGGCACTTCGGATAGGCCTGGGTCACAAGTCCCCTCAGGTTCCACAGGCTCAATTAATAATGATAATTCATTCTCTAGCCTTGAAGAAGGTGATAGGTATATGCAGAAAAGCTTATCAAAAGAGGACAGTAGAGACAAAATGATTATGAAGAATGATTCAACTGGGAGAACTGAATCTCAATCCATGAGTGGCTTTGAGAATGATTCAACTGAGAACTTCAATTATTTTGGAGAAAAAACTACTACAAAAGATCCAAAAATCAATTCTTCTGATTCTTATTTAAGCACTTCTGATTTTGGTGAAAATATTCCTCATTCTAGTCACCGAAGTTTTGGATATGATGCGACTAATGATCCGTATACTGGTGTTTACCAAGGTCATGTTCCCAGTGAAACCGTTAATAAGAATTCTCATGATTCTGCCTCTGTTGCTTTTGACGATTCTGGTTCAGAAGATGAGGATCATATTAAGTTTGACTCGGATCCTGTATATGATGACCAGCAGGCCAAACTTTATTTTCCATCGCCAGAAAGGAAATCACCTACTTACGACTCCGCAAATAAAAACTCGTGGAGCTTTCACTATGACAAATCACCGGAGAAGTCTCCTTTGTCATCAGAAATCTTTGTGGAAAGGCACTCTCCTCAATTATCTGAAAACTTGGTTGCCTCTGGTAACGATTCACGACCAGAGAATGTTGTGCCAACCTTTGACGATTCTGATTGTATGAATTCCGAAAGTGACAGCGAGATGGTCCGCTCCCCGATTGGGAGGTCAAAAGATATTCAAAATGTCCCCTATGAACATGCATGGAATCATGACTCACCAAGATCCTCCTCCTTGTCCGACAAAATGGTGTCCGGAGGAGTGCAAAGACAAGTTAAAGGTGATAAAAGTGACTCACTTAGTTTCAGTTCAGAAGATGAGCATAAGCATAAAAAATCCCAAGATAGAAAGGACGACGGCAGTGCCCCAGCTTTGCCCAGGACACAGACAGATGATGGTAGTTTAGCTTCTTCAGTCTCTGGTTTCGAAAAGGAATTGACATTTGGGAAGTTAACAGGTGGTCTTAAGCACAAAGGTCATATCCCTCCACCTTACATAAGGAGCCAGTTAAATAATGTTTCATCTTCAGTAGAGAAACCTCAGGAAAGTCCCGAGTTGAGGTCACAAGCTGTTGCCCCCCCTAAGAGTTCCGTTGGTTTAGGAGTGAGGATGAAAAGAGACGAGAAGTCAAGCTCAAGATTGGAAGGCACCCGTTCTGATTCAGACACTGACAGTTCTGATGATGATTTTTCACAAGAGACTTCAAGTTACAGACAAAAAACAGGAAGAAAAGTTAATACAAAACATGCGGTCTTACGAGGTTCAACTACATATTTTGATTCTGATAGCAGTGATTCCGAGGTTGGTCCTAAAGAGCAATCTCTTGCTGGTAGAAGTCAATTGGGTAGTGGATTCTCTCGTAGGACTAAAGCCTCTTCCTCCAGCTTAGATACAAACTTTTCCTCTAAGTTTAAAATGAGCTATGAAGCAGCTGTTAATTCCGACTCGGGTTCAGACAGAAAATCCAGCAGGAACTCATTCAGTGCTAAAGTACAGGAACACCAGAAACCTGTCATGAATTCTTATGTTGCTGATACACAAGTACCGCAGAGACTGACCAGGAATTTTGACAGTGGTGAGATACATGAAGCCCCATCAGATAAAAGGAAGAGTTCGGAGCAGCCCAGCGTTAGACCCACAGTTTCAAGGCCTAATTCACAGCCCAAGATCACATCACAGGAAGGGAGTCGGAAGTCAAGGGTGGAACAACCATCAAGCTCTGCCCAAATGGCAGCAACATCAGGTAGCAATGATGCTCTAAAGGCACCAGCCTCGAGTGGGAACAAATTTTCCAGAGAGGATAGTATGAATAAAGCTAGTCATGTACATCCAAAGCTGCCTGATTATGATGATATAGCTGCCAAACTGCAGGCGCTTCGAATGAATCCCAAGTGA